A single window of Nocardioides kongjuensis DNA harbors:
- a CDS encoding LLM class flavin-dependent oxidoreductase: MSSAMDVGMTLPVMEPDIAPDVLREWAERIDAGPYSSVCFGERIAFDNPDALTLLGAVAAWTRRVRIGTTVVVPQLHDPVLLAKALATGDQLSGGRLSVGLGVGGREEDYAAVSADWSNRTMAEMAERAGVLRRVWSGDNLTGATRPVGPRTVQPGGPELLVGTLGHRTVRHAARWADGVAGMTLSADVDETGALFDVARSAWTEGGRPAPRLTTSFWFALAETAPEPRGQVHQHLRHYMNWLPPALVDALAPTAGFAGTLDELRALLDRFAAIGTDEVQLIPTSDDPRQVDLVAELVG, translated from the coding sequence GTGAGCTCCGCGATGGACGTCGGCATGACGCTGCCCGTGATGGAGCCGGACATCGCGCCGGACGTGCTGCGGGAGTGGGCCGAGCGGATCGACGCCGGCCCCTACAGCTCGGTGTGCTTCGGCGAGCGGATCGCCTTCGACAACCCCGACGCGCTCACCCTGCTCGGCGCGGTCGCGGCATGGACCCGCCGGGTGCGGATCGGTACGACGGTCGTCGTCCCGCAGCTGCACGACCCGGTGCTCCTCGCCAAGGCGCTCGCGACCGGCGACCAGCTCAGCGGCGGCCGCTTGAGCGTGGGCCTCGGCGTGGGCGGGCGCGAGGAGGACTACGCGGCGGTGTCTGCCGACTGGAGCAACCGGACCATGGCCGAGATGGCCGAGCGGGCCGGGGTGCTGCGACGGGTGTGGAGCGGCGACAACCTCACCGGGGCCACCCGCCCGGTCGGCCCGCGGACGGTCCAGCCGGGCGGCCCCGAGCTGCTCGTCGGCACGCTCGGCCACCGCACGGTCCGGCACGCCGCACGCTGGGCCGACGGCGTGGCCGGCATGACCCTGAGCGCCGACGTCGACGAGACCGGCGCGCTGTTCGATGTCGCCCGGTCGGCCTGGACCGAGGGCGGTCGGCCGGCGCCACGGCTGACGACGTCGTTCTGGTTCGCGCTCGCGGAGACCGCGCCCGAGCCGCGGGGCCAGGTCCACCAGCACCTGCGGCACTACATGAACTGGCTGCCACCCGCCCTCGTCGACGCACTCGCCCCGACCGCCGGCTTCGCGGGCACGCTCGACGAGCTGCGGGCGCTGCTCGACCGGTTCGCGGCGATCGGCACCGACGAGGTGCAGCTGATCCCGACCAGCGACGACCCCCGTCAGGTCGACCTCGTGGCGGAGCTGGTCGGCTGA
- a CDS encoding TetR family transcriptional regulator, producing the protein MQQQRTLPARTRQRRDALLDELVELFLAEGFATFGIGELAQRLSCSRSTLYLVAPSKEQVITATVRHFFKRAAERIEERVGAAADPADRLSTYLTAVADELAPASPQFYADLAGFPPGAEVYRANTAQAAARVQALVTEGVEAGTLRRVNATFVGAAVAEVMDAIGDGRIGTATGLDDAQAYQALVDLVATGLRARG; encoded by the coding sequence GTGCAGCAGCAGCGAACCCTCCCGGCGCGGACCCGCCAGCGCCGTGACGCGCTGCTCGACGAGCTGGTCGAGCTGTTCTTGGCCGAGGGATTCGCGACCTTCGGCATCGGCGAGCTGGCCCAGCGACTGTCCTGCTCGCGCAGCACCCTCTACCTGGTGGCGCCGAGCAAGGAGCAGGTCATCACCGCGACCGTGCGGCACTTCTTCAAGCGCGCCGCGGAGCGGATCGAGGAACGGGTCGGGGCCGCCGCGGACCCGGCGGACCGGCTCTCGACGTACCTCACCGCCGTGGCCGACGAGCTCGCTCCCGCCTCCCCGCAGTTCTACGCCGACCTGGCCGGCTTCCCGCCCGGAGCCGAGGTCTACCGCGCCAACACCGCCCAGGCAGCCGCCCGCGTCCAGGCGTTGGTGACCGAGGGGGTGGAGGCCGGCACCCTGCGCCGGGTCAACGCCACCTTCGTCGGCGCCGCCGTCGCCGAGGTGATGGACGCGATCGGCGACGGCCGGATCGGTACGGCGACCGGGCTCGACGACGCCCAGGCCTACCAGGCGCTGGTCGACCTGGTCGCGACCGGCCTGCGGGCGCGAGGCTGA
- a CDS encoding acyl-CoA dehydrogenase family protein, whose amino-acid sequence MPARRLMASEEYADLLRLARQLATEELLPRAAEAEATGTFPRDVFRLLGRAGFLGLPYPEELGGGGLPYEVYLQVLEEIGSVWSSVGVGVSVHALSCFGLATAGTDEQRKAWLPEMLGGDLLGAYCLSEAHAGSDPAAMRTRARLDGDAYVINGAKAWVTHGGKADFYKVMARTGDGRGDISCFLVRADTPGLSADAPEDKMGLMGSTTATVRFEDVRVPVEQRLGDEGQGLKIALAGLDAGRLGIAAVATGLAQGALDRAVAYAQQREAFGQRIIDHQGLAFVLADMEAAIQSARATVLHAARLKDLGLPFSREASIAKLVATDTAMKVTTDAVQVLGGAGYTKDFPVERYMREAKVMQIFEGTNQIQRMVIGRSLDREAGQGAIVTA is encoded by the coding sequence ATGCCCGCACGTCGCCTGATGGCGTCCGAGGAGTACGCCGACCTGCTCCGCCTGGCCCGCCAGCTCGCCACCGAGGAGCTGCTGCCGCGCGCCGCGGAGGCCGAGGCGACGGGCACCTTCCCGCGCGACGTGTTCCGCCTGCTCGGCCGGGCCGGCTTCCTCGGCCTGCCCTACCCCGAGGAGCTCGGAGGCGGTGGGCTGCCCTACGAGGTCTACCTGCAGGTGCTCGAGGAGATCGGCTCGGTCTGGTCGAGCGTCGGCGTGGGCGTCTCGGTCCACGCGCTGAGCTGCTTCGGCCTGGCCACCGCCGGGACCGACGAGCAGCGCAAGGCGTGGCTCCCGGAGATGCTCGGCGGTGACCTGCTCGGCGCCTACTGCCTCTCCGAGGCGCACGCCGGCTCCGACCCGGCGGCGATGCGTACCCGGGCCCGGCTCGACGGCGACGCGTACGTCATCAACGGCGCGAAGGCCTGGGTCACCCACGGCGGCAAGGCCGACTTCTACAAGGTCATGGCCCGCACCGGTGACGGCCGCGGCGACATCTCCTGCTTCCTGGTCCGGGCCGACACGCCGGGCCTGTCGGCCGACGCCCCCGAGGACAAGATGGGCCTGATGGGCTCGACCACCGCCACGGTGCGCTTCGAGGACGTCCGGGTCCCCGTCGAGCAGCGCCTCGGCGACGAGGGCCAGGGCCTCAAGATCGCCCTCGCCGGCCTCGACGCCGGCCGCCTCGGCATCGCCGCCGTCGCGACCGGTCTCGCCCAGGGTGCTCTCGACCGCGCGGTCGCCTACGCCCAGCAGCGCGAGGCCTTCGGCCAGCGGATCATCGACCACCAGGGCCTGGCCTTCGTGCTCGCCGACATGGAGGCCGCGATCCAGTCGGCCCGCGCCACCGTCCTGCACGCCGCCCGCCTCAAGGACCTCGGCCTGCCGTTCTCCCGCGAGGCCTCGATCGCCAAGCTGGTCGCCACCGACACCGCCATGAAGGTCACCACGGACGCCGTCCAGGTCCTCGGCGGCGCCGGCTACACCAAGGACTTCCCGGTCGAGCGCTACATGCGCGAGGCCAAGGTGATGCAGATCTTCGAGGGCACCAACCAGATCCAGCGGATGGTCATCGGGCGCTCGCTCGACCGCGAGGCCGGCCAGGGCGCGATCGTCACCGCCTGA
- a CDS encoding winged helix-turn-helix transcriptional regulator produces the protein MQLHAPLDDRTVWSPVGHCPIEKAMAVVGSRPAMLLMREAHYGTRRFDDFVTRVGVAPATASTHLKALADAGLLERRPYQADGARTRDEYVLTPAGTDLVPVVMGLFAWGAKHTDGSDQLELAHAGCGQPAGLRVVCAAGHQLEDDQVEVRLRRDVADADG, from the coding sequence ATGCAGCTGCACGCACCGCTGGACGACCGCACGGTCTGGTCGCCGGTGGGGCACTGCCCCATCGAGAAGGCGATGGCCGTGGTGGGCTCGCGGCCGGCGATGCTGCTCATGCGCGAGGCGCACTACGGCACCCGCCGCTTCGACGACTTCGTCACCCGGGTCGGGGTGGCGCCCGCCACCGCCTCCACCCACCTCAAGGCGCTGGCCGACGCCGGCCTGCTGGAGCGCCGTCCCTACCAGGCGGACGGCGCCCGCACCCGCGACGAGTATGTGCTGACCCCGGCCGGGACCGATCTGGTGCCGGTGGTGATGGGGCTGTTCGCCTGGGGCGCGAAGCACACCGACGGCTCCGACCAGCTGGAGCTCGCGCACGCAGGCTGCGGCCAGCCGGCCGGGTTGCGCGTCGTGTGCGCGGCCGGTCACCAGCTCGAGGACGACCAGGTCGAGGTGCGTCTGCGCAGGGACGTCGCCGACGCCGACGGCTGA
- a CDS encoding thiolase family protein — MNTAVIVDAVRTPLAKGKPTGAYADIHPVDLHAASLRAIVERTGIDPAGIDDVISGAVGQVGEQSGNTARWALLAAGYPESVPGVTVDRQCGSSQQALHFAAQGVIAGAYDVVVASGIESMSRIPIGSQTLGRDFRGPRVDARYGGALVPQGISAELIAQKWNLSRAQLDEYSAMSHERAARAWKDGLIDSQVTFVNDLHTDETIRPGTTPEVLAGLRPAFRNEDWAAAYPTIDWKVTAGNSSPVNDGSAAVLVTSEDAATRLGLRPRARVHSFAVVGDDPVLMLTGIIPATHKVLDRAGLTMADIDAFEVNEAFASVVLAWQAETGADLEKVNVNGGAIAIGHPLGASGARLTTSLLNTLEQRGGRYGLQVMCEAGGLANATVIERL, encoded by the coding sequence ATGAACACAGCTGTCATCGTCGACGCGGTCCGCACCCCGCTCGCCAAGGGCAAGCCCACGGGCGCCTACGCCGACATCCACCCCGTCGACCTGCACGCCGCCTCGCTGCGGGCGATCGTCGAGCGCACCGGCATCGACCCGGCCGGGATCGACGACGTCATCAGCGGTGCCGTCGGGCAGGTCGGGGAGCAGTCGGGCAACACCGCGCGGTGGGCCCTGCTCGCGGCCGGCTACCCGGAGAGCGTGCCCGGTGTGACCGTCGACCGCCAGTGCGGCAGCAGCCAGCAGGCCCTGCACTTCGCCGCGCAGGGCGTCATCGCCGGTGCGTACGACGTCGTGGTCGCCTCCGGCATCGAGTCGATGAGCCGCATCCCGATCGGCAGCCAGACCCTCGGCAGGGACTTCCGCGGCCCCCGGGTCGACGCCCGGTACGGCGGGGCCCTGGTGCCCCAGGGCATCAGCGCCGAGCTGATCGCGCAGAAGTGGAACCTCTCGCGCGCCCAGCTCGACGAGTACTCCGCGATGTCGCACGAGCGGGCCGCGCGGGCCTGGAAGGACGGCCTGATCGACAGCCAGGTCACCTTCGTCAACGACCTGCACACCGACGAGACGATCCGGCCCGGCACGACCCCGGAGGTCCTCGCCGGCCTCCGCCCGGCCTTCCGCAACGAGGACTGGGCCGCGGCGTACCCGACGATCGACTGGAAGGTCACCGCCGGCAACAGCTCCCCGGTCAACGACGGCTCCGCAGCCGTCCTGGTCACCTCCGAGGACGCCGCCACCCGCCTCGGCCTGAGGCCGCGGGCCCGGGTGCACTCCTTCGCCGTGGTCGGCGACGACCCGGTCCTGATGCTCACCGGCATCATCCCCGCCACGCACAAGGTCCTCGACCGGGCAGGCCTGACGATGGCCGACATCGACGCGTTCGAGGTCAACGAGGCCTTCGCCTCCGTGGTCCTGGCCTGGCAGGCCGAGACCGGCGCCGACCTGGAGAAGGTCAACGTCAACGGGGGTGCCATCGCCATCGGTCACCCGCTGGGCGCGTCCGGTGCTCGGCTGACGACCAGCCTGCTCAACACCCTCGAGCAGCGCGGCGGCCGTTACGGCCTCCAGGTCATGTGCGAGGCGGGCGGCCTCGCCAACGCCACCGTCATCGAACGCCTCTGA
- a CDS encoding UTRA domain-containing protein, whose translation MSDAELPEPVERRLQRLWADAAERGGPMPGETVLASELEISRPAVREALVRLEERGFIHRRKGADTTVNSSLLAIPARFEQRLDSAELIAAMGRTPSVRVVSAEVGEVSLDEADAYDLTPRQSVLRTTKVWSADDEPVLVARDVVPVLTRVAPDDVDPATPMPALARELAGEQVGWELVWPGADGLSAEDAGLTGRPEGEAALTLEATGISRTGTVCYWTREVHVHGAFRYAMVRRADW comes from the coding sequence GTGAGCGATGCGGAGCTGCCCGAACCGGTCGAGCGCCGGCTGCAGCGGCTCTGGGCCGACGCGGCCGAGCGGGGTGGGCCGATGCCGGGGGAGACGGTCCTTGCCTCCGAGCTGGAGATCAGCCGTCCCGCCGTGCGCGAGGCGCTCGTCCGGCTGGAGGAGCGCGGCTTCATCCACCGCCGCAAGGGCGCCGACACCACGGTCAACAGCTCGCTGCTCGCCATCCCGGCCCGCTTCGAGCAGCGTCTCGACAGCGCCGAGCTGATCGCCGCGATGGGGCGTACGCCGTCCGTCCGGGTCGTGTCCGCCGAGGTCGGCGAGGTGAGCCTCGACGAGGCCGACGCCTACGACCTCACCCCGCGCCAGTCCGTGCTGCGCACCACCAAGGTGTGGTCGGCCGACGACGAGCCGGTGCTGGTGGCGCGCGACGTCGTCCCCGTCCTGACCCGGGTCGCTCCGGACGACGTCGACCCCGCGACCCCGATGCCCGCGCTGGCGCGGGAGCTGGCCGGCGAGCAGGTCGGCTGGGAGCTGGTGTGGCCCGGCGCCGACGGCCTGTCGGCCGAGGACGCCGGGCTGACCGGCCGCCCCGAGGGAGAGGCGGCGTTGACCCTCGAGGCGACCGGGATCAGTCGCACCGGCACGGTCTGCTACTGGACCCGTGAGGTGCACGTGCACGGGGCGTTCCGGTACGCGATGGTGCGTCGCGCCGACTGGTAG
- a CDS encoding amidohydrolase family protein, which translates to MSAPLDLLVTDARLADGSPVALGVRDGRYVHVAPQPPAGATATRTLDAAGGLVTETFVNGHMHLEKVHTLDRAGEGALAAYTSGTMGAALRSIVREASAVKRQYDRAWLEPNIRRALDAALAHGVLHLQAFVDVDTTARLVGMEAVLAVREEYRDLLDLQVVAFPQDGLLRDPGAAALCEEALRMGADVVGGIPWIEMTDADARAHVEWACRLAAAQGKRVAMLVDDAGDPGLRTTQMLAEAMIEHDLRGRGVACHARALATYPQPTLQRLMDLAHAAGLGFVSDPHTGPLHLPVREFLEDGIPVALGQDDIEDAYYPFGRHSMLEVAFLAAHTLRFLTSADQRLLLELVTTRAADVLGVADHAIAEGNPANLCVHADGRLRDVLTEHARPRWVIRRGRVVAESETTTRLHR; encoded by the coding sequence ATGAGCGCGCCCCTCGACCTGCTGGTCACCGACGCGCGCCTGGCCGACGGATCGCCCGTGGCACTGGGTGTCCGTGACGGCCGCTACGTCCACGTCGCCCCTCAGCCGCCGGCCGGAGCCACCGCGACCCGGACCCTCGACGCCGCCGGCGGGCTGGTGACCGAGACCTTCGTCAACGGGCACATGCACCTGGAGAAGGTGCACACCCTCGACCGGGCGGGCGAGGGCGCGCTGGCGGCGTACACGTCCGGCACCATGGGCGCCGCGCTGCGCTCGATCGTGCGCGAGGCGAGCGCGGTGAAGCGGCAGTACGACCGCGCCTGGCTCGAGCCCAACATCCGCAGGGCGCTCGACGCCGCGCTCGCCCACGGCGTGCTGCACCTCCAGGCCTTCGTCGACGTGGACACCACCGCGCGGCTGGTCGGGATGGAGGCGGTGCTGGCCGTGCGTGAGGAGTACCGCGACCTGCTCGACCTGCAGGTCGTGGCGTTCCCGCAGGACGGGCTGCTGCGCGACCCGGGCGCGGCGGCCCTGTGCGAGGAGGCGCTGCGGATGGGCGCCGACGTCGTGGGCGGCATCCCCTGGATCGAGATGACCGACGCCGACGCCCGCGCACACGTCGAGTGGGCGTGCCGGCTGGCCGCCGCGCAGGGCAAGCGGGTGGCGATGCTGGTCGACGACGCCGGCGACCCGGGGCTGCGGACGACGCAGATGCTGGCCGAGGCGATGATCGAGCACGACCTGCGCGGCCGCGGCGTGGCCTGCCACGCGCGGGCGCTGGCGACCTACCCGCAACCGACGCTGCAGCGGCTGATGGACCTCGCGCACGCGGCCGGTCTGGGCTTCGTGTCCGACCCGCACACGGGGCCCCTGCACCTACCGGTGCGGGAGTTCCTCGAGGACGGCATCCCGGTCGCCCTGGGCCAGGACGACATCGAGGACGCGTACTACCCGTTCGGCCGCCACAGCATGCTCGAGGTCGCCTTCCTGGCCGCCCACACGCTGCGCTTCCTCACCTCCGCCGACCAGCGCCTGCTGCTCGAGCTGGTCACGACCCGCGCGGCCGACGTGCTCGGGGTCGCGGACCACGCGATCGCGGAGGGCAACCCGGCCAACCTGTGCGTGCACGCCGACGGACGGCTGCGCGACGTGCTCACCGAGCACGCGCGGCCACGCTGGGTGATCCGCCGGGGTCGGGTCGTGGCCGAGTCGGAGACGACCACGCGCCTGCACCGCTGA
- a CDS encoding OsmC family protein: protein MTATAHASANRDVVVHSLNDFASLAVVGGEHTVVIDEPREFEGGGTAPNPFGLVLSALGGCMAGTLRGVARQHGFDYVRAEIRLSLRINRPTSGPLDPGERELRISRIIAEVTVHGDLTAEQQDALRHGIETCPVGNTLRRGLTLQESIAFEAAA, encoded by the coding sequence ATGACCGCAACGGCCCACGCGTCGGCCAACCGCGACGTCGTCGTGCACAGCCTGAACGACTTCGCCTCGCTCGCCGTCGTCGGCGGCGAGCACACCGTCGTCATCGACGAGCCGCGCGAGTTCGAGGGCGGCGGTACGGCGCCCAACCCGTTCGGCCTCGTGCTCTCGGCGCTCGGCGGCTGCATGGCCGGCACCCTGCGCGGGGTCGCGCGGCAGCACGGCTTCGACTACGTCCGTGCAGAGATCCGGCTCTCCCTGCGGATCAACCGGCCGACGTCGGGCCCGCTCGACCCGGGCGAGCGGGAGCTGCGGATCTCCCGGATCATCGCCGAGGTCACCGTCCACGGCGACCTCACCGCCGAGCAGCAGGACGCCCTGCGGCACGGCATCGAGACCTGCCCGGTCGGCAACACGCTGCGCCGCGGGCTCACCCTGCAGGAGTCGATCGCGTTCGAGGCCGCGGCATGA
- a CDS encoding gamma carbonic anhydrase family protein, translated as MFLYEFEGRRPQVHPEAFVAPTATLIGDVRIEKGASVWYGAVLRADICTIIVREGSNIQDNSVVHGAPDVVVDIGPNATVAHACVFHGDTMGEKSLLGNGSTVLDHASIGAGSLVAAGAVVTPGTKIPEGVLAAGAPAETKRPIEGTGAHFWVETNAAYYAELAERHRAGVVPVDGNS; from the coding sequence GTGTTCCTCTACGAGTTCGAGGGCCGGCGGCCCCAGGTCCACCCCGAGGCGTTCGTGGCGCCGACCGCGACCCTGATCGGCGACGTCCGCATCGAGAAGGGCGCCAGCGTCTGGTACGGCGCCGTGCTCCGCGCCGACATCTGCACGATCATCGTGCGCGAGGGGTCGAACATCCAGGACAACTCGGTCGTCCACGGCGCCCCCGACGTCGTCGTCGACATCGGCCCGAACGCCACGGTGGCCCACGCCTGCGTGTTCCACGGCGACACGATGGGCGAGAAGTCGCTGCTCGGCAACGGCAGCACCGTCCTCGACCACGCCTCGATCGGCGCGGGCTCCCTCGTCGCCGCCGGGGCCGTCGTCACGCCGGGCACGAAGATCCCCGAGGGCGTTCTCGCCGCGGGCGCCCCGGCCGAGACCAAGCGCCCGATCGAGGGCACCGGCGCGCACTTCTGGGTCGAGACCAACGCCGCCTACTACGCCGAGCTCGCCGAGCGGCACCGCGCGGGCGTCGTACCGGTCGACGGCAACTCCTGA
- a CDS encoding winged helix-turn-helix transcriptional regulator, with product MPLRSDWSTDFCPVRRSLDVLGDPWLLLIVRDVLHGTGRFEQLRDNLGISEAVLSRRLKAMREAGLLDTVDYVRDGRTRQRYVATEAAADLLPLLQQLALWGEKHTRLPAGGAHMGMRHETCGQETTQAETCSACGEPLRPEDMTWVKPWRDAEHRLRAAGS from the coding sequence ATGCCCCTGCGCTCCGACTGGTCGACCGACTTCTGCCCGGTCCGCCGCTCCCTCGACGTCCTGGGCGACCCGTGGCTGCTGCTGATCGTGCGCGACGTGCTCCACGGCACCGGCCGCTTCGAGCAGCTGCGCGACAACCTCGGCATCTCCGAGGCGGTGCTCAGCCGGCGCCTGAAGGCGATGCGCGAGGCGGGGCTGCTCGACACCGTCGACTACGTCCGCGACGGCCGCACCCGCCAGCGCTACGTCGCCACCGAGGCCGCCGCCGACCTGCTCCCCCTGCTCCAGCAGCTCGCGCTGTGGGGCGAGAAGCACACCCGGCTGCCCGCGGGCGGCGCGCACATGGGGATGCGGCACGAGACCTGCGGCCAGGAGACCACGCAGGCCGAGACCTGCAGCGCCTGCGGCGAGCCGCTGCGCCCCGAGGACATGACCTGGGTCAAGCCGTGGCGCGACGCCGAGCACCGGCTGCGGGCCGCCGGCAGCTGA
- a CDS encoding MFS transporter — translation MTISSPPLARRGLHPAWAVAAVAFLALIGAAGFRAAPGALMVPLHDEFGWSTSVMSLAVSINLVLFGLTAPFAAALMDRFGVRRVVAAALSLVALGAGGSVLMTASWQLVVCWGVLIGLGTGSMALVFAATVANRWFEQRRGLVMGILTAGSATGQLVFLPIVAALADGAGWRPASLVIAGAALAVVPVVWLVVRDHPEDRGVAPYGAEPGWTPAPRAEGGATRRAIEGLAYAARHRAFWALAGAFAICGATTNGLIGIHFIPSAHDHGMPATTAAGLLAVVGVFDIVGTIASGWLTDRFDPRALLVAYYLFRGLGLLLLPSLLADAVHPSMVLFIVTYGLDWVATVPPTAALCREAFGERGTIVFGWVFASHQLGAAAAALAAGVIRDQLGTYTWAWWGGAALCALAAVLSLMRRPGSKLL, via the coding sequence ATGACGATCTCCTCCCCGCCGCTCGCCCGGCGCGGCCTCCACCCGGCCTGGGCCGTGGCCGCGGTCGCCTTCCTCGCGCTGATCGGCGCTGCGGGCTTCCGCGCGGCCCCGGGCGCGCTCATGGTGCCGCTGCACGACGAGTTCGGCTGGTCCACGAGCGTCATGTCGCTCGCGGTCAGCATCAACCTCGTCCTGTTCGGCCTCACCGCGCCGTTCGCCGCGGCGCTGATGGACCGCTTCGGCGTACGACGGGTGGTCGCCGCGGCGCTCTCGCTGGTCGCCCTCGGGGCGGGCGGCAGCGTGCTGATGACCGCCTCCTGGCAGCTGGTCGTGTGCTGGGGCGTGCTGATCGGGCTCGGCACCGGCTCGATGGCGCTGGTCTTCGCCGCCACCGTCGCGAACCGCTGGTTCGAGCAGCGCCGCGGCCTGGTCATGGGCATCCTCACCGCCGGGTCCGCCACCGGCCAGCTGGTGTTCCTGCCGATCGTCGCGGCGCTCGCCGACGGCGCCGGCTGGCGCCCCGCCTCCCTCGTGATCGCGGGGGCGGCGCTGGCCGTCGTACCCGTGGTGTGGCTGGTCGTCCGCGACCATCCCGAGGACCGCGGCGTGGCGCCGTACGGTGCCGAGCCGGGGTGGACTCCTGCGCCGCGAGCCGAGGGCGGGGCGACGCGGCGAGCGATCGAGGGCCTCGCGTACGCCGCCCGGCACCGTGCCTTCTGGGCGCTCGCCGGCGCCTTCGCGATCTGCGGCGCGACCACCAACGGGCTGATCGGCATCCACTTCATCCCCTCGGCGCACGACCACGGGATGCCCGCCACCACCGCGGCCGGCCTGCTGGCCGTCGTGGGTGTCTTCGACATCGTCGGGACCATCGCGTCCGGCTGGCTCACCGACCGGTTCGACCCGAGGGCGCTGCTGGTCGCCTACTACCTGTTCCGCGGACTCGGCCTGCTCCTGCTGCCGAGCCTGCTCGCGGACGCCGTGCACCCGAGCATGGTGCTGTTCATCGTGACCTACGGCCTCGACTGGGTCGCCACCGTCCCGCCCACCGCGGCCCTGTGCCGCGAGGCCTTCGGTGAGCGCGGCACCATCGTCTTCGGCTGGGTCTTCGCCTCCCACCAGCTCGGCGCGGCCGCCGCGGCCCTCGCCGCCGGCGTCATCCGCGACCAGCTCGGCACCTACACCTGGGCATGGTGGGGCGGTGCCGCCCTCTGCGCCCTCGCCGCGGTGCTGTCCCTGATGCGCCGACCCGGCTCGAAGCTGCTCTGA